A portion of the Chloroflexia bacterium SDU3-3 genome contains these proteins:
- a CDS encoding type 1 glutamine amidotransferase, with amino-acid sequence MPANLSGKTVAILVAEGFEQSEMVEPRKALAQAGAKTQIISLKPGSVQGWRHFDKAESFAVDATVETARAEDYDALLLPGGVANPDQLRVSEPAVAFVRGFFAAGKPVAAICHAPWSLIEADVVRGRRLTSWPSLKTDLQNAGATWVDEEVVTDKGLVTSRKPDDIPAFNQKMIEEFAEGIHAH; translated from the coding sequence ATGCCAGCGAATCTTTCCGGAAAGACCGTAGCTATCTTGGTGGCCGAGGGCTTTGAGCAGAGCGAGATGGTCGAGCCGCGCAAGGCGCTTGCCCAGGCCGGGGCCAAGACCCAGATCATCTCGCTGAAGCCTGGGTCGGTGCAGGGCTGGCGGCATTTTGATAAGGCCGAGAGCTTCGCGGTGGATGCCACCGTGGAGACCGCCCGCGCCGAGGACTACGACGCGCTACTGCTGCCCGGCGGCGTGGCCAACCCCGACCAGTTGCGCGTCAGCGAACCGGCGGTGGCCTTCGTGCGCGGTTTCTTTGCGGCGGGCAAGCCGGTGGCGGCGATCTGCCACGCGCCCTGGTCGCTGATCGAGGCCGATGTGGTGCGCGGGCGCAGGCTTACATCCTGGCCTTCGCTGAAGACCGACCTGCAGAACGCCGGGGCGACTTGGGTCGACGAGGAGGTGGTGACGGATAAGGGCTTGGTGACCAGCCGCAAGCCTGATGATATCCCCGCCTTCAACCAGAAGATGATCGAGGAGTTTGCCGAGGGCATCCACGCTCACTAG
- the galE gene encoding UDP-glucose 4-epimerase GalE, with protein sequence MKVLVTGGAGYIGSVTSAELLAAGHEVVVFDNLYQGHAAAVPAGAAFVQGDLHNPADIERLFAEHKGIDGIMHFASYTLVGESMQKPAKYLRDNLVAGVNLLDQAVANGVSRFILSSTANLFENPTKLPIEPDEHIEPGSPYGESKFFLERCLHWYEKIYGLRHACLRYFNASGDTPDRGEDHDPETHLIPIVLQVALGQREKITIFGGDYPTRDGSCVRDYVHVVDLASAHILALDAIGRIGSRKYNLGNGRGFSNIEVVEAARKVTGHPIPYDIGPRRPGDPAELIASSTKLREELGWQPKYPTIDDIVASAWEWHRTHPHGYAK encoded by the coding sequence GTGAAAGTTCTTGTGACCGGCGGTGCCGGATATATTGGCAGCGTGACATCGGCGGAGCTGCTGGCGGCGGGGCACGAGGTGGTGGTGTTCGATAATCTCTACCAGGGCCATGCTGCGGCGGTGCCCGCTGGCGCGGCTTTCGTGCAGGGCGATCTGCACAACCCCGCCGATATCGAGCGGCTGTTTGCCGAGCACAAGGGTATCGACGGTATCATGCACTTCGCGTCCTACACGCTGGTGGGCGAGAGCATGCAGAAGCCCGCTAAGTACCTGCGCGACAACCTGGTGGCGGGCGTGAATCTGCTGGATCAGGCCGTGGCCAATGGCGTGAGCCGCTTCATTCTTTCATCCACCGCCAATCTGTTTGAGAACCCCACCAAGCTGCCAATCGAGCCGGATGAGCACATCGAGCCAGGCTCGCCCTATGGCGAGTCGAAGTTTTTTCTTGAGCGCTGCCTGCACTGGTACGAGAAGATCTACGGCCTGCGCCACGCCTGCCTGCGCTACTTTAATGCCTCGGGCGACACCCCCGACCGTGGCGAGGACCACGATCCCGAGACGCACCTCATCCCGATTGTGCTGCAGGTGGCGCTCGGCCAGCGCGAGAAGATCACGATCTTCGGTGGCGACTACCCCACCCGCGATGGCTCGTGCGTGCGTGACTACGTGCACGTGGTCGACCTTGCCTCGGCCCATATTCTGGCCTTGGATGCGATCGGACGCATCGGCAGCCGCAAGTACAACCTGGGCAACGGCAGGGGCTTCAGCAATATCGAGGTGGTCGAGGCCGCCCGCAAGGTCACGGGCCACCCCATCCCCTACGACATCGGCCCGCGCCGCCCCGGCGACCCCGCCGAGCTGATCGCCAGCTCCACCAAGCTGCGCGAAGAGCTGGGCTGGCAGCCCAAATACCCCACCATCGACGATATTGTGGCCTCGGCCTGGGAGTGGCACCGCACCCACCCCCACGGCTACGCCAAGTAG
- a CDS encoding N-acetylmuramoyl-L-alanine amidase, which produces MRRALLLSVLAAALLIAPAPHAAAQAKVQRGSVHFSSVVEWQGGLAEGIQITNNDNGEIRLADGKIEGTYTSGLTKTDFPANALGAVWQASVPAEAELRLEARGGPTPETLGDWQQLPTSDARSQSADGAFATESLIALPEESQYLQVRASFKAKALNASPVVQELELSYLNGNSGPTLSPALTRVAAPFGPATLTPAPQIIPRADWSGAAASPQISRQAPHGIIIHQIGSTAAVTNTLSFLRAVASYQAEVLGWGDLSYHFVVGPDGDILQGQAGGPTASIPRFAGGDDAIHIALVGGGAASEAQQRALASLIAWLGEAFEIAPLGQHSVANGSGTSARANVAAHSEAVPGVADPSAALAGQIASLRQAADTATVRSRWYFAEGNTFNYQERLSVLNTSASTASVRFRLLRQPGPAEERTVTLQGNGRYDLQINSIFSDTTDVPAIVEANQPIIAERFMDFQTDITTSPGVQMLQRVWYFAEGSTDGSFKTYLALFNPQATQVSATLTYMKGDGTTAEQKVEIPPMQRSVVAVDSVLPGVGFGTRVIASQPIVAERTMIFGPGSTTNSGGVHTAPGVAQLAQRWYFAEGTTQPPFTMAVLVLNPNAQPANVAVTFSNADGVSLTRRYAVPPTSRLAINVNEFVPQLGVATVIESDRPVAAERAMYWRDTSVGTVTPGTTTTSYTWRFADGRTSDGFQEYLLFNNPSKNQARVTVDFVLADGSTAQQGVVMPGSSRYTMAVHQLYPGQRAISATVRATQPIIAERSLFPSAPTDAGNRGGASTFGVPER; this is translated from the coding sequence ATGCGACGCGCGTTGCTGCTATCCGTCCTTGCTGCCGCCCTGCTGATCGCCCCCGCGCCCCACGCGGCCGCCCAGGCGAAAGTCCAGCGTGGCAGCGTCCACTTTAGCTCGGTGGTTGAGTGGCAGGGCGGGCTTGCCGAAGGCATCCAGATAACCAACAACGACAACGGCGAGATCCGGCTCGCCGACGGCAAGATCGAGGGCACCTACACCTCCGGTCTCACCAAGACCGACTTCCCCGCCAACGCCCTCGGCGCGGTCTGGCAGGCTAGCGTGCCCGCCGAGGCCGAGCTACGCCTTGAGGCGCGCGGCGGCCCCACCCCAGAGACTCTGGGCGACTGGCAGCAGCTGCCCACCAGCGACGCCCGCTCGCAGAGCGCCGACGGGGCCTTCGCCACCGAGTCGCTGATCGCCCTGCCCGAGGAGAGCCAGTACCTCCAGGTGCGGGCCAGCTTCAAGGCCAAGGCGCTCAACGCCTCGCCGGTGGTGCAGGAGCTAGAGCTAAGCTACCTCAACGGCAACAGCGGCCCCACGCTCTCGCCCGCGCTCACGCGGGTGGCGGCCCCCTTCGGCCCCGCTACGCTCACCCCAGCCCCGCAGATCATCCCGCGCGCCGACTGGAGCGGTGCGGCGGCCAGCCCGCAGATCTCGCGGCAGGCCCCACACGGCATCATCATCCACCAGATCGGCAGCACAGCAGCGGTGACCAACACGCTCTCGTTCCTGCGCGCCGTGGCCTCGTACCAGGCCGAGGTGCTGGGCTGGGGCGATCTGTCGTACCACTTTGTGGTCGGGCCAGATGGCGACATCCTGCAGGGCCAGGCGGGCGGCCCCACCGCCAGCATCCCGCGCTTCGCGGGCGGCGACGATGCCATCCACATCGCGCTGGTGGGCGGCGGCGCGGCCAGCGAGGCCCAGCAGCGCGCCCTGGCCAGCCTGATCGCCTGGCTCGGCGAGGCCTTCGAGATCGCGCCGCTCGGCCAGCACAGCGTGGCCAACGGCAGCGGCACCAGCGCCCGCGCCAACGTGGCGGCGCATAGCGAGGCCGTGCCCGGCGTGGCCGATCCATCGGCGGCGCTCGCGGGCCAGATCGCCAGCCTGCGCCAGGCCGCCGACACCGCCACCGTGCGCTCGCGCTGGTACTTCGCCGAGGGCAACACCTTCAACTACCAAGAGCGCCTGTCGGTGCTGAACACCAGCGCCAGCACGGCCAGCGTGCGCTTCCGCCTGCTGCGCCAGCCCGGCCCCGCCGAGGAGCGCACGGTGACGCTGCAGGGCAATGGCCGCTACGATCTGCAGATCAACAGCATCTTCAGCGACACCACCGATGTGCCCGCGATCGTGGAGGCCAACCAGCCGATCATCGCCGAGCGCTTCATGGATTTCCAGACCGACATCACCACCAGCCCGGGCGTGCAGATGCTCCAGCGCGTCTGGTACTTCGCCGAGGGCTCCACCGACGGCTCATTCAAGACCTACCTGGCCCTGTTCAACCCGCAGGCCACCCAGGTGAGCGCCACGCTCACCTATATGAAGGGCGACGGCACCACCGCCGAGCAGAAGGTCGAGATCCCGCCGATGCAGCGCAGCGTGGTGGCGGTGGACAGCGTGCTGCCCGGCGTGGGCTTCGGCACGCGCGTGATCGCCAGCCAGCCGATCGTGGCCGAGCGCACCATGATCTTTGGGCCGGGCAGCACCACCAACAGCGGCGGCGTGCACACCGCGCCGGGCGTGGCCCAGCTGGCCCAGCGCTGGTACTTCGCCGAGGGCACCACCCAGCCGCCGTTCACCATGGCCGTGCTGGTGCTGAACCCCAACGCCCAGCCCGCCAACGTGGCTGTCACCTTCTCGAACGCCGACGGCGTGTCGCTGACCCGCCGCTACGCGGTGCCGCCCACCTCGCGGCTGGCCATCAACGTCAACGAGTTCGTGCCCCAGCTGGGCGTGGCCACGGTGATCGAGAGCGACCGCCCGGTGGCCGCCGAGCGCGCCATGTACTGGCGCGACACCAGTGTGGGCACCGTCACCCCCGGCACCACCACCACATCCTACACCTGGCGCTTCGCCGATGGCCGCACCAGCGATGGCTTCCAGGAGTACCTGCTGTTCAACAACCCCAGCAAGAACCAGGCGCGGGTGACGGTGGACTTCGTGCTGGCCGATGGCAGCACCGCCCAGCAGGGCGTGGTGATGCCCGGCAGCTCGCGCTACACCATGGCGGTGCACCAGCTCTACCCTGGCCAGCGCGCCATCTCGGCCACGGTGCGCGCCACCCAGCCGATCATCGCCGAGCGCTCGCTCTTCCCCAGCGCCCCCACCGACGCGGGCAACCGTGGCGGCGCGAGCACCTTCGGCGTGCCCGAGCGCTAG
- a CDS encoding NlpC/P60 family protein, which translates to MRYCLFAALILLLLVGLVGPARPPVAAAAPRGQTTAPCYAAAVAALTKRGAIYSQGGELAGDPIDPVTLTPYPRTGPNSFDCSGLVWWAYAQAGVTIGSTTYQQQNNGAAIPCTLADLRGAATTCWAVGDLAFLRYTGGQHVAIYVGDGLFMDCYNHDTGCILHNPALDDFYQAHWWQARRIVEGCAGLTTNPGTPSDPAPTAPSWEEVPPLLLPIDLAFPWTCSTAGGTGQTVAPYAVPPDQWWDIRLWVAWLAVQIWNIGAMPVVCWLIALANAALAVVEVVVNGVAILSINSLWRLLVWVVQQLAFFWVGASALLDRARVELWLALEPVAQGLAQLASLGPLLADLAAWLWSLIVALWDLLTAVFGAVAYGVAVLMAVLPELLMGMLNPQPNEHVIALQTNIFFLLFRDSFQGFLDSRLGWVWGAIIALVYVQCALWVIGVFSEANT; encoded by the coding sequence ATGCGTTACTGCCTTTTCGCTGCCCTAATCCTGCTGCTGCTGGTGGGCCTGGTCGGCCCCGCCCGCCCGCCGGTGGCCGCTGCCGCGCCACGCGGCCAGACCACCGCGCCCTGCTACGCGGCGGCGGTGGCTGCGCTCACCAAGCGCGGGGCGATCTACAGCCAGGGCGGCGAGCTGGCGGGCGACCCCATCGACCCTGTGACGCTTACACCCTACCCGCGCACGGGGCCGAATAGCTTTGACTGCTCCGGCCTGGTGTGGTGGGCCTACGCGCAAGCGGGCGTGACCATCGGCAGTACCACCTACCAGCAGCAGAACAACGGCGCGGCGATCCCCTGTACCCTGGCCGATCTGCGCGGCGCGGCGACTACCTGTTGGGCCGTGGGCGATCTGGCGTTCTTGCGCTACACCGGCGGGCAGCACGTGGCCATCTACGTGGGCGATGGCCTGTTCATGGACTGCTACAACCATGATACGGGCTGCATCTTGCATAACCCCGCCCTGGATGACTTCTACCAAGCGCACTGGTGGCAGGCGCGGCGCATTGTGGAGGGCTGCGCGGGGCTGACCACCAACCCCGGCACGCCCAGCGACCCCGCGCCGACCGCCCCCAGCTGGGAGGAAGTGCCGCCGCTGCTGCTGCCCATCGACCTGGCGTTTCCCTGGACGTGCAGCACGGCGGGCGGCACGGGCCAGACCGTGGCCCCCTATGCAGTGCCCCCAGATCAGTGGTGGGACATCCGGCTGTGGGTGGCCTGGCTGGCCGTGCAGATCTGGAACATCGGGGCCATGCCGGTGGTGTGCTGGCTGATCGCGCTGGCCAACGCAGCCTTGGCCGTGGTCGAGGTGGTGGTCAACGGCGTGGCCATCCTGAGCATCAACAGCCTGTGGCGGCTGCTGGTGTGGGTGGTGCAGCAGCTGGCGTTCTTCTGGGTGGGGGCCTCGGCGCTGCTCGACCGCGCACGGGTTGAACTATGGTTGGCGCTCGAACCCGTGGCGCAAGGGCTGGCCCAGCTGGCCAGCCTCGGCCCGCTGCTGGCTGACCTGGCGGCGTGGCTGTGGTCGCTGATCGTGGCGCTGTGGGATCTCCTGACGGCGGTGTTTGGGGCAGTGGCGTATGGCGTGGCCGTGCTCATGGCCGTGCTGCCCGAGCTGCTCATGGGCATGCTCAACCCGCAGCCAAACGAGCACGTGATCGCGCTGCAAACCAACATCTTTTTTTTGCTGTTCCGCGATAGCTTCCAAGGCTTTCTTGATTCGCGGTTGGGGTGGGTGTGGGGGGCGATCATCGCATTGGTGTATGTACAGTGCGCCCTCTGGGTGATCGGCGTGTTTAGCGAGGCCAATACATGA
- a CDS encoding methyltransferase: MHEDEGAMQERALSPAAVVMQMNNTIVPHLLYVVVELGIADLLATKPQTADELAQATGAHAPALFRMLRGLASYGLFTLDSEQRFGLTPLGEVLRADHPESLASNILYVNHPETQRMLGDSLNAIMTGQQAFAHLLGTDAFSYYRDHPEVGHRFNQFMSDQFNQDVASVVACYDFQPYRHVVDVGGGIGSFIVAILRANPHMQGTLFDVPYSALAAQQALGDAELADRCRFVAGDFFQAVPAGGDIYTLKNVVHDWGDEQAIALLRACHAAMQPGSTLLLIENVFPDQGVPTPYLAIFDLVMLTLYGGHERTAQQYRDLLAAAGFQVVRIIPTHTAVSIIEAQLP, translated from the coding sequence ATGCATGAAGATGAGGGGGCTATGCAAGAACGAGCACTTTCGCCCGCCGCAGTGGTGATGCAGATGAACAACACGATTGTTCCGCATCTATTGTACGTGGTTGTAGAGCTGGGGATTGCCGATCTGCTGGCGACGAAGCCCCAGACTGCCGACGAGCTAGCCCAGGCGACGGGCGCGCACGCACCTGCGCTGTTCCGCATGCTGCGTGGGCTAGCCAGCTATGGCTTGTTTACCCTCGACAGCGAGCAGCGTTTTGGGCTGACGCCCCTTGGCGAGGTGCTGCGGGCCGATCACCCCGAGTCGCTGGCCAGCAACATCCTCTATGTGAACCACCCCGAGACCCAGCGCATGCTGGGCGACAGCCTAAACGCGATCATGACCGGGCAGCAGGCTTTCGCGCATCTGCTGGGCACCGACGCGTTTTCGTACTACCGCGATCACCCCGAGGTTGGGCATCGCTTCAACCAGTTCATGAGCGATCAGTTCAACCAAGATGTGGCCTCGGTGGTCGCATGCTACGATTTTCAGCCCTACCGCCACGTGGTGGATGTGGGCGGCGGCATCGGCAGCTTCATTGTCGCCATCCTGCGCGCCAACCCACACATGCAGGGCACGCTCTTCGACGTGCCGTATAGCGCGCTAGCCGCACAGCAGGCCCTAGGCGACGCCGAGCTTGCCGATCGCTGCCGCTTTGTGGCGGGCGATTTCTTTCAGGCCGTGCCCGCTGGCGGCGACATCTACACGCTCAAGAATGTGGTGCACGACTGGGGTGACGAGCAGGCCATCGCACTGCTGCGGGCCTGCCACGCGGCCATGCAGCCGGGCAGCACGCTGCTGCTGATCGAGAACGTGTTTCCCGACCAGGGAGTGCCGACGCCGTATCTGGCCATATTCGACCTAGTGATGCTCACGCTGTACGGCGGGCACGAGCGCACAGCCCAGCAGTACCGCGATCTGCTAGCGGCGGCGGGCTTCCAGGTCGTGCGGATCATCCCCACCCATACAGCGGTGAGCATCATCGAGGCCCAGCTTCCCTAA
- a CDS encoding tyrosine-type recombinase/integrase, with amino-acid sequence MDLTNAINEFCMDLRINGRARGTIHKHEQELNRLDRWCEENNLVWHQLDRRTLQRFVRARDVGVSARSNMLCTLRTFYAWSVEQAYVALSPAVGFKTPKKPQPLPRALSMEEVRNLLSYLNEHRETRKQRRDRVLMITLLYAGLRCMEAAALHWRHVDLKAGAIAIQLSKMGRGRAIPIHPELKYELERWRQEQQAHDLHNGPIFSLDRQQLVPERIGKIARMCAANCGIPFSAHVLRHTFATFALRGSHDVYAVSKALGHSQLKQTEIYVSADVEQLRDSVISIPGMNAW; translated from the coding sequence ATGGATCTAACGAACGCTATCAACGAGTTCTGCATGGATTTGCGGATAAATGGCCGAGCGCGGGGCACCATCCACAAACACGAGCAGGAGCTAAACCGGCTCGACCGCTGGTGCGAAGAAAACAACTTGGTATGGCACCAGCTCGACCGGCGCACCCTGCAACGGTTTGTACGCGCCCGCGATGTGGGCGTGTCCGCACGGTCGAACATGCTCTGTACCCTGCGAACCTTCTACGCCTGGAGCGTCGAGCAAGCGTATGTGGCCCTTTCGCCTGCTGTCGGCTTCAAGACTCCCAAGAAGCCGCAGCCGCTCCCCCGTGCGCTTTCTATGGAAGAAGTGCGAAACCTCTTGAGCTACCTCAACGAGCACCGCGAGACCCGCAAGCAGCGGCGCGACCGCGTGCTCATGATCACCCTGCTGTATGCAGGCCTGCGCTGCATGGAGGCTGCCGCGCTGCACTGGCGGCATGTCGATCTTAAAGCAGGCGCTATCGCTATTCAGCTCTCCAAGATGGGCAGAGGGCGGGCTATACCGATCCACCCCGAGCTAAAATACGAGCTGGAGCGCTGGCGGCAGGAGCAGCAAGCCCACGATCTGCACAATGGCCCCATCTTCAGCCTCGACCGTCAGCAGCTCGTCCCCGAACGCATAGGCAAGATCGCCCGCATGTGCGCGGCCAACTGCGGTATACCCTTCAGCGCCCACGTGCTGCGGCACACCTTCGCAACCTTCGCGCTGCGCGGGTCACACGATGTCTACGCCGTGAGCAAGGCGCTTGGTCACTCGCAGCTCAAGCAGACAGAGATCTACGTGAGCGCGGATGTCGAGCAGCTGCGCGATTCGGTGATCAGCATCCCAGGTATGAACGCATGGTAG
- a CDS encoding helix-turn-helix domain-containing protein, with translation MYNPSKAAEWLSERLGRTVSRQTIQLYIKRGDLPATNTGAGQHRPTWVILHADLEAFADRAAAEGLPTPKGGWPQRNAARKKANGLVTIASH, from the coding sequence ATGTACAACCCATCAAAAGCCGCTGAATGGCTCAGTGAGCGACTAGGGCGGACGGTTAGTAGACAGACGATACAGCTCTACATCAAGCGAGGGGATCTCCCTGCTACCAACACAGGAGCAGGCCAGCATCGACCAACATGGGTTATTCTCCATGCCGATCTGGAAGCCTTCGCAGACCGCGCCGCCGCCGAAGGACTCCCGACACCAAAGGGAGGTTGGCCGCAACGGAATGCCGCGAGAAAAAAAGCTAACGGCCTAGTAACTATTGCTAGTCACTAG
- a CDS encoding STAS domain-containing protein — MTSHPDIDTTGPDQETIAIDLREAAALQRAAAVLDAIGDKASYPIAVMEVASASQNTLIYANAETYKMLHSKQHAAKIDFEQNTQAMIGRQLWECVQQGQPQQLEEHLLVAGHDVWTQSIYTPILREPPLLPWVVISSFDISERKRREIEEIRNREIVIENQSHALAELSTPLLAISEHVVVLPLIGTVDSRRAQQIMDTLLSGISETSAQVAILDITGVSVVDTQVANAIIRAAQATRLLGAQIIITGIRPEVAQTLIGLGIDLGGITTCGTLQAGIAQSLQRSDLVLR; from the coding sequence ATGACATCGCATCCCGACATTGACACTACCGGCCCGGATCAGGAGACCATCGCTATCGATCTGCGCGAGGCTGCCGCGCTGCAGCGCGCCGCCGCCGTGCTCGACGCCATCGGCGACAAGGCCTCGTACCCTATCGCGGTGATGGAGGTCGCGTCGGCCAGCCAGAACACCCTGATCTACGCCAACGCCGAGACCTACAAGATGCTGCACTCCAAGCAGCATGCGGCCAAGATCGATTTTGAGCAGAACACCCAGGCCATGATCGGGCGGCAGCTGTGGGAGTGCGTGCAGCAAGGCCAGCCGCAGCAGCTTGAGGAGCATCTGCTGGTGGCCGGGCACGATGTGTGGACGCAGTCGATCTACACGCCCATCCTGCGCGAGCCGCCGCTGCTGCCATGGGTGGTGATCTCGTCGTTCGACATCAGCGAGCGCAAGCGCCGCGAGATCGAAGAGATCCGCAACCGCGAGATCGTGATCGAGAATCAGTCGCACGCTCTAGCCGAGCTTTCCACGCCGCTGCTGGCGATCAGCGAGCACGTGGTGGTGCTGCCGCTGATCGGCACGGTGGACTCGCGCCGCGCCCAGCAGATCATGGACACGCTGCTGAGCGGCATCTCGGAGACCAGCGCACAGGTGGCCATTCTCGACATCACCGGCGTGAGCGTGGTGGACACCCAGGTGGCCAACGCGATCATCCGCGCGGCCCAGGCCACGCGGCTGCTGGGCGCGCAGATCATCATCACGGGCATTCGCCCCGAGGTGGCGCAGACCCTGATCGGCCTGGGGATCGACCTCGGGGGGATCACCACCTGCGGCACGCTGCAGGCGGGCATCGCGCAGTCGCTGCAGCGCAGCGATCTGGTGCTGCGGTAG
- a CDS encoding DUF2088 domain-containing protein, giving the protein MTNGYGSAAEPMSPEAVREILTQTFASLPIDGRRVLVIIPDATRSAPIPLMYQQLNELVGQRAARVDYLIALGTHPPMSPAAIDRLVGMAASERAARFPNSAVYNHHWEDPAAIVEVGLIASDEIAALSEGLVSTPTPVRINRMIFDYDHLVICGPVFPHEVVGFSGGAKYFFPGIAAGEIINTTHWIGALATCMATIGVKDTPIRRVIHRAAQFVDRPTTCLAMVMQGSTLHGLFTGGYVEAWEQAADLSRTLNIVALPRPFRSVLSMPSERYDDLWTAAKAMYKTEPIVADGGEVIIYAPHITEVSYTHGALIDEIGYHVRDYFTKQWEKFGSYPGGVLAHSTHVKGAGGYDPATGVETPRIQVTLATSIPEERCRRINLGYADYRSIDPAAWAGREAEGLLLVEHAGEVLFRLG; this is encoded by the coding sequence ATGACCAATGGCTATGGCAGCGCTGCGGAGCCGATGTCGCCCGAGGCGGTGCGCGAGATTCTGACTCAGACCTTTGCGTCGCTTCCAATAGATGGTAGGCGCGTGCTGGTGATCATCCCCGACGCCACCCGCAGCGCCCCCATCCCCCTGATGTACCAGCAGCTGAACGAGCTTGTAGGCCAGCGCGCCGCCCGCGTCGATTACCTGATCGCGCTGGGCACCCACCCGCCTATGTCGCCCGCCGCGATCGACCGGCTGGTGGGCATGGCGGCCAGCGAGCGCGCGGCCCGCTTTCCCAACTCGGCGGTGTACAACCACCACTGGGAAGATCCGGCGGCCATCGTCGAGGTGGGCCTGATCGCATCCGACGAGATCGCCGCGCTGAGCGAGGGCTTGGTCTCCACGCCCACCCCCGTGCGCATCAACCGCATGATCTTCGACTACGACCATCTGGTGATCTGCGGCCCGGTCTTCCCGCACGAGGTGGTCGGTTTCTCCGGCGGGGCCAAGTACTTCTTCCCCGGCATCGCCGCAGGCGAGATCATCAACACTACCCACTGGATAGGCGCGCTGGCCACCTGCATGGCCACCATCGGCGTGAAGGATACGCCCATCCGCCGCGTCATCCACCGCGCCGCCCAGTTCGTCGACCGCCCCACCACCTGCCTGGCCATGGTGATGCAAGGCTCTACGCTGCACGGCCTGTTCACCGGCGGCTACGTGGAGGCATGGGAGCAGGCCGCCGACCTCTCGCGCACGCTGAACATCGTGGCGCTGCCCCGCCCGTTCCGCAGCGTGCTCTCCATGCCCTCCGAGCGCTACGACGACCTGTGGACGGCGGCCAAGGCGATGTATAAGACCGAGCCGATTGTGGCCGATGGCGGCGAGGTGATCATCTACGCCCCGCACATCACCGAGGTCTCGTACACCCACGGCGCGCTGATCGACGAGATCGGCTACCACGTGCGCGACTACTTCACCAAGCAGTGGGAGAAGTTTGGCAGCTACCCGGGCGGCGTGCTGGCCCATAGCACCCACGTGAAGGGCGCGGGCGGCTACGACCCAGCCACCGGCGTGGAGACCCCGCGCATCCAGGTGACGCTGGCCACATCCATCCCCGAGGAGCGCTGCCGCCGCATCAACTTGGGCTACGCCGACTACCGCAGCATCGACCCCGCCGCGTGGGCGGGCCGCGAGGCCGAGGGCCTGCTGCTGGTCGAGCACGCGGGCGAGGTGCTGTTCCGTTTGGGCTAG